From a region of the Candidatus Aminicenantes bacterium genome:
- a CDS encoding sensor histidine kinase, with translation TEAAAVIRVRDRGIGIPAAEQKRVFEKFHRVPDPRNDGIVGAGLGLALAAHIVEAHGGRIELRSRPGEGSDFSIVLPMADRG, from the coding sequence AACCGAAGCCGCAGCGGTCATTCGGGTCCGGGATCGGGGCATCGGCATCCCGGCCGCCGAGCAGAAGCGCGTTTTTGAGAAGTTTCATCGCGTTCCCGATCCGAGAAACGACGGCATCGTGGGCGCGGGCTTGGGGCTGGCCCTGGCGGCCCACATCGTCGAGGCCCACGGCGGCCGGATCGAGCTGCGGAGCCGTCCCGGCGAAGGCAGCGATTTTTCCATCGTCCTGCCAATGGCGGACCGCGGATGA
- a CDS encoding response regulator transcription factor codes for MKRILIVEDEAALLNGLRDNLEYEGYEVISASNGETGLLAMREKRPDLALLDIILPKMNGFEVCRRARREGIRVPILMLTARGEEGDRVRGFDCGADDYLTKPFSVLELLGRIKAILRRTENGPAQNPPERITIGGVDIDFKRFEARKNGVRLEMSRKEFGILRHLAGRPNEVVGRDELLNRVWGYDRYPTTRTVDNHIALLRAKIEPDPAHPRYLLTFRGVGYKLALED; via the coding sequence ATGAAACGGATCCTGATCGTCGAAGACGAGGCCGCCCTCCTCAATGGCCTCCGAGACAATCTCGAATATGAGGGCTATGAAGTCATCTCGGCTTCGAACGGGGAGACCGGGCTCCTCGCTATGCGCGAGAAACGGCCCGATCTGGCGCTTCTCGACATCATTCTGCCGAAAATGAACGGCTTCGAAGTCTGCCGCCGGGCTCGCCGCGAAGGCATCCGGGTGCCCATCCTGATGCTCACCGCGAGGGGGGAAGAAGGGGACAGGGTCCGAGGATTTGACTGCGGGGCCGATGACTACCTGACGAAGCCGTTTTCGGTACTCGAGCTCCTTGGTCGAATCAAAGCTATTTTGCGACGGACGGAGAACGGGCCGGCGCAGAATCCGCCGGAGCGGATTACCATCGGCGGGGTGGACATCGATTTCAAGCGATTTGAAGCCAGGAAAAACGGCGTCCGGTTGGAAATGTCGCGCAAGGAATTCGGGATATTGCGCCATCTGGCCGGCCGGCCAAACGAAGTCGTCGGGAGGGATGAATTGCTGAATCGAGTCTGGGGGTACGACCGTTATCCCACGACCCGAACCGTGGACAATCATATTGCCCTCTTGCGGGCCAAGATCGAGCCCGATCCCGCCCATCCCCGTTACTTGCTGACTTTTCGCGGCGTCGGGTACAAGCTGGCGCTTGAGGATTGA